One stretch of Roseimicrobium sp. ORNL1 DNA includes these proteins:
- a CDS encoding DUF1501 domain-containing protein: MFRLPGHLAKDLCDSHLGSTRRDFLRVGGAGMIGLTLNNIFRAQAAAAGSASAGSPGWGKAKNMVMIYLQGGPSHIDLWDPKENVPDKVRSAFKSIPTKIPGHNFTEILPKLAKVNDKFTMINSMSYTPNGLFNHTAAIYQIMTGYTTDKVSPSGQLEPPNAKDYPNFGSNIIRLRPMDEPMLPFVMLPRPLQESNVIGKGGTAGFLGKSYDPYTLYPDGDDMDMEKMSRIKIDDLQLRPDLFSVRLQRRAKLRNLINDQMPVIEAAVKDMSLDDYYSRALNLIASGRARDAFALSQEPEALRDAYGRNTFGQSLLLARRLVEAGTRVVEVIWPKVANSDNHSWDHHVGLTDRMKTRSGPMLDSGLSAFFADMDSRGLLDETLVVAIGEFGRSPEKGVSTSGNGNSADGRDHWPYCYTSIVAGAGIKRGYIHGKSDKTASAPAENPVHPAELLATIYHSFGIDPETIVHNHLNQPRELVKAKAVTQLFA; encoded by the coding sequence ATGTTCAGACTACCCGGACACCTCGCTAAAGACCTGTGCGACTCGCACCTCGGCAGCACACGACGTGACTTCCTGCGCGTCGGTGGCGCGGGCATGATTGGTCTCACCTTGAATAACATCTTCCGTGCCCAGGCAGCCGCTGCGGGCAGCGCCTCCGCGGGCTCCCCCGGCTGGGGCAAGGCGAAGAACATGGTGATGATCTACCTGCAGGGTGGTCCGAGCCACATCGACCTCTGGGACCCCAAGGAGAATGTGCCGGACAAGGTGCGCAGCGCTTTCAAGTCCATCCCGACGAAGATTCCCGGCCACAACTTCACGGAGATCCTGCCGAAACTCGCGAAGGTGAACGACAAGTTCACCATGATCAATTCGATGAGCTACACGCCGAATGGTCTCTTCAACCACACGGCGGCCATCTATCAAATCATGACCGGATACACCACGGACAAGGTGTCTCCCTCCGGCCAGCTCGAGCCGCCGAACGCGAAGGACTATCCGAATTTCGGCTCGAACATCATCCGTCTCCGTCCCATGGACGAGCCGATGCTTCCCTTCGTGATGCTGCCGCGTCCGCTGCAGGAGTCGAACGTGATTGGCAAAGGCGGTACCGCCGGCTTCCTGGGCAAGAGCTACGATCCCTACACTCTTTATCCGGACGGTGATGACATGGACATGGAGAAGATGAGCCGCATCAAGATCGATGACCTGCAGCTCCGCCCTGACCTTTTCTCCGTGCGCCTCCAGCGCCGTGCCAAGCTGCGCAACCTCATCAACGACCAGATGCCCGTCATCGAAGCTGCGGTGAAGGACATGAGCCTGGATGATTACTACAGCCGCGCGCTCAATCTCATCGCCAGCGGCCGTGCCCGTGATGCCTTTGCCTTGAGCCAGGAACCCGAAGCCCTGCGCGATGCCTATGGCCGCAATACCTTTGGTCAAAGCCTCCTGCTCGCCCGTCGCCTGGTGGAAGCCGGCACGCGCGTAGTGGAAGTCATCTGGCCCAAGGTCGCGAACTCCGACAACCATTCATGGGACCACCACGTGGGTCTCACGGACCGCATGAAGACCCGTTCGGGTCCCATGCTGGACTCCGGCCTGAGCGCCTTCTTCGCAGACATGGACAGCCGTGGCCTGCTCGATGAAACGCTCGTGGTGGCCATCGGTGAATTCGGCCGCAGCCCCGAGAAGGGCGTGAGCACCAGCGGCAACGGCAACAGCGCCGACGGTCGCGACCACTGGCCCTACTGCTACACCAGCATCGTGGCCGGCGCCGGCATCAAACGTGGTTACATCCACGGCAAGTCGGACAAGACCGCCTCCGCTCCCGCGGAGAACCCGGTGCACCCCGCCGAGCTGCTCGCAACGATTTATCACTCCTTCGGCATCGATCCGGAAACGATTGTGCACAACCACCTCAATCAGCCTCGCGAACTCGTGAAGGCGAAGGCGGTGACGCAGTTGTTTGCGTAA
- a CDS encoding PVC-type heme-binding CxxCH protein, with the protein MRLHLLTSFTSALLLLGSVFPVHAAPVPLFDGKTLEGWDGNTSVWRVENGVIVGGSLEGNPQNEFLAAKKTYKNFRLKFEYKLVGTEGFVNGGVQFRSKRIPSPPNEMSGYQADIGAGYTGFLYDESRRKKMLAEGDKAKIAEFEKPGDWNTYEIRAEGPRILLTVNGRQTVDYSEPDGSIEKEGLIALQIHGKCKAVVSYRNITIEELAGDVVPEQSVIMQRFGDPAMAGTAPEAFKDGKFELKDNEVLVLTGQTNFVREQKTANLEGWLTSAFAEKKPRFRSMAWEGDTVYEQWRDLNFGSWTSQLESAGATTVIAQFGQVEAFDGAAKVPAFTAAYHKLLDEFAARTHRVVLVSPMPFEKPLASHAPDLTKRNADVKAYADAVRAIAKQRGAVYVDLFTPLSERSATEPRLTDNGLHLNPEGLRVVASLIAKELGAGTQPATDNEVLRTAIVEKNRLFFDCWRPANWSFVYGDRVAQLFGKSGGDVPTLRESFEHHKPLIAALDARIHSMARGEAPTEVIPKSPGYTAMPDSPEFTPDAEKATFTMMDGYEATLFASEKNDLVKPTQMAWDEKGRLYVACSPTYPHILAGWKPGDFILICEDTDHDGKVDKTTRFAEGLTMVQGVEPGAGGVYVCDFDELVHLKDTDGDGKADQRTVIYSGFGVGDTHQLVNSITHGPDGSLWFTQGLHAFSRVETPWGLSRLDKAGVWRLNPRTMRMDAFFNGGKAGHNCWGVAFDDYNQIFHKSGDRPDGYYTTPGTIRVQDPDQYHGIGSLFKTNPKTTALDIIGTKALPDDVQGYAVIGGYFGNVMEFHKFIDDGAGFVTEQLPKLLKSTSTAFRPVDVSVGPDGAIYVADWYNPIIGHYQASYADPRRDRTRGRIWRITYKGREPVKQPNLAAMKTPELLEQLRSPERWTRYQAKRLLFDLPTEEVTKATDAWVETLNAADKGYEHLLLEVIGVYESHESVRLKMLEKLLTAKDARVRAYGARVVGAWADRLPDPLGLLTKCVRDENPRVRLEAIVALSYVEKPEAVEVAALALDSPRDRFIDYSLAQCVRALKPQWAKPLAEKKLDFGGNATHVAFVHKIADAAPVQEHPGKLIYDALCLNCHQPDGNGLPGIYPPLRNSEWVTGDKDAIIKMIMHGLMGPITVAGQEYGRATPIPMPPSGLNDQQIAEVLTYIRKEHGKGASAVSTAEVEAIRGKHKDRTALWTLDELKK; encoded by the coding sequence ATGAGACTCCATCTGCTCACTTCCTTCACCAGCGCCCTGCTCCTGCTCGGCAGCGTATTCCCTGTTCACGCGGCGCCTGTGCCCCTTTTCGACGGCAAAACGCTCGAAGGCTGGGACGGCAATACAAGTGTATGGCGCGTGGAGAATGGCGTCATCGTGGGCGGCTCCCTGGAGGGCAATCCGCAGAACGAATTCCTCGCCGCGAAGAAGACCTACAAGAATTTCCGCCTGAAGTTCGAGTACAAACTGGTGGGCACGGAGGGTTTTGTGAATGGCGGCGTGCAGTTCCGCAGCAAGCGCATCCCGAGTCCGCCGAATGAAATGAGCGGCTACCAGGCCGACATCGGCGCGGGCTATACCGGCTTCCTCTACGACGAATCCCGCCGCAAGAAAATGCTGGCCGAGGGGGACAAGGCCAAAATCGCCGAGTTCGAGAAGCCGGGCGATTGGAACACCTACGAAATCCGCGCCGAGGGTCCGCGCATCTTGCTGACTGTGAATGGCCGTCAGACGGTCGATTATTCCGAGCCGGACGGCAGCATCGAGAAGGAGGGCCTTATCGCCCTGCAAATCCACGGCAAGTGCAAGGCCGTTGTCTCCTACCGGAACATCACGATTGAGGAACTCGCGGGCGATGTGGTACCTGAGCAGTCGGTCATCATGCAGCGCTTCGGCGACCCCGCGATGGCTGGCACTGCGCCCGAGGCGTTCAAGGATGGGAAGTTCGAACTGAAGGACAACGAGGTACTGGTGCTCACGGGCCAGACGAATTTCGTGCGCGAGCAGAAGACCGCGAACCTGGAGGGCTGGCTGACGTCTGCGTTTGCCGAAAAAAAGCCCCGATTTCGCTCCATGGCCTGGGAAGGCGACACGGTCTATGAGCAGTGGCGCGACTTGAACTTCGGCTCCTGGACCTCGCAGCTTGAGTCTGCGGGTGCGACCACGGTGATTGCGCAGTTCGGCCAGGTGGAAGCGTTTGATGGCGCGGCGAAGGTGCCTGCGTTCACGGCGGCGTATCACAAGCTGCTGGATGAATTCGCCGCACGCACGCATCGCGTCGTGCTGGTGTCTCCCATGCCCTTTGAGAAGCCGCTCGCTTCGCATGCGCCGGACCTCACGAAGCGTAATGCGGACGTGAAGGCCTATGCTGATGCCGTGCGTGCCATCGCGAAGCAGCGTGGCGCCGTGTATGTGGATCTCTTCACGCCCCTCAGCGAGCGCTCGGCGACGGAACCGCGACTCACGGACAATGGCCTTCACCTCAATCCGGAAGGCTTGCGTGTGGTGGCTTCGCTGATTGCGAAGGAACTCGGCGCTGGCACCCAGCCCGCCACGGACAACGAAGTGCTACGCACGGCCATTGTTGAAAAGAACCGCCTCTTCTTTGACTGCTGGCGTCCGGCGAACTGGTCCTTTGTGTATGGCGATCGTGTGGCCCAGTTGTTTGGCAAGTCGGGTGGCGATGTGCCTACGCTGCGAGAGAGCTTCGAGCATCACAAGCCACTCATTGCCGCGCTGGATGCGCGCATCCATTCCATGGCGCGTGGTGAAGCCCCCACGGAAGTCATTCCGAAGAGTCCGGGTTATACGGCAATGCCGGACAGCCCTGAGTTCACGCCGGACGCGGAGAAGGCCACCTTCACGATGATGGACGGTTATGAGGCCACGCTTTTCGCCTCGGAGAAAAATGATCTCGTGAAGCCCACGCAGATGGCGTGGGATGAAAAAGGTCGTCTCTACGTGGCCTGCTCACCGACGTATCCCCACATCCTTGCCGGATGGAAACCGGGTGACTTCATCCTCATCTGCGAAGACACGGATCACGATGGCAAGGTCGACAAGACCACGCGTTTCGCCGAAGGCCTCACCATGGTGCAAGGCGTCGAGCCCGGCGCGGGTGGTGTGTATGTGTGCGACTTCGATGAGCTCGTTCATCTCAAGGACACCGATGGCGACGGCAAGGCAGACCAGCGCACGGTCATCTACTCCGGCTTCGGGGTGGGGGACACACACCAGCTGGTGAACTCCATCACCCATGGTCCCGATGGCAGCCTGTGGTTCACGCAGGGGTTGCATGCCTTCTCCCGTGTGGAAACACCCTGGGGCCTTTCCCGTCTCGACAAGGCCGGTGTATGGCGCTTGAACCCGCGCACGATGCGCATGGACGCTTTCTTCAACGGTGGCAAAGCCGGCCACAATTGCTGGGGCGTGGCGTTCGACGACTACAATCAAATCTTCCACAAGTCCGGCGACCGTCCCGATGGCTACTACACCACGCCTGGGACCATTCGCGTACAGGACCCGGATCAATACCACGGCATCGGCTCGCTCTTCAAAACGAACCCGAAGACAACGGCACTGGACATCATCGGCACGAAGGCACTGCCGGATGACGTGCAGGGCTACGCCGTGATCGGCGGTTACTTCGGCAATGTGATGGAGTTCCACAAATTCATCGATGACGGCGCTGGTTTCGTCACCGAGCAGCTTCCGAAGCTGCTGAAGTCCACCTCCACCGCCTTCCGTCCTGTGGATGTGAGCGTGGGTCCGGATGGCGCCATCTATGTGGCGGATTGGTACAATCCGATCATTGGCCACTATCAGGCCAGCTATGCCGACCCGCGCCGCGACCGCACGCGTGGCCGCATCTGGCGCATCACCTACAAAGGACGCGAACCGGTGAAACAGCCGAATCTCGCAGCGATGAAGACGCCGGAACTGCTGGAGCAACTGCGCTCGCCGGAGCGCTGGACGCGCTACCAGGCCAAGCGTCTTCTCTTTGACCTGCCCACTGAGGAAGTGACGAAGGCCACCGATGCCTGGGTGGAAACACTGAATGCTGCCGACAAGGGTTATGAGCATTTGTTGCTGGAAGTTATTGGTGTGTATGAGTCGCACGAATCCGTGCGCCTCAAGATGCTGGAAAAGCTTCTTACGGCGAAGGATGCACGCGTGCGTGCTTATGGAGCCCGTGTGGTTGGCGCGTGGGCGGACCGTCTTCCCGACCCTCTTGGGTTGCTCACCAAATGCGTGCGCGACGAGAACCCTCGTGTGCGTTTGGAGGCCATCGTCGCGCTCAGCTATGTGGAAAAGCCCGAGGCGGTGGAGGTCGCCGCACTCGCGTTGGATTCGCCGCGGGATCGCTTCATCGATTATTCACTCGCCCAGTGTGTGCGTGCTCTGAAGCCCCAGTGGGCCAAGCCGCTCGCGGAGAAGAAGCTCGACTTCGGTGGCAATGCCACGCACGTGGCCTTCGTCCACAAGATCGCGGACGCCGCTCCTGTGCAGGAGCATCCCGGCAAGCTCATCTATGATGCCCTCTGCCTGAACTGCCACCAACCCGATGGCAATGGCCTGCCCGGCATCTATCCTCCGCTGCGGAACAGCGAGTGGGTCACAGGTGACAAGGACGCGATCATCAAGATGATCATGCACGGGCTGATGGGTCCCATCACCGTGGCTGGCCAGGAATATGGCCGCGCCACTCCCATCCCGATGCCGCCGAGTGGTCTGAATGATCAGCAGATCGCCGAGGTGCTCACCTACATCCGCAAGGAACATGGCAAAGGTGCTTCTGCTGTCTCTACCGCCGAAGTGGAAGCCATTCGTGGAAAGCACAAGGACCGCACGGCGCTGTGGACCTTGGATGAACTGAAGAAGTAG
- a CDS encoding UDP-2,3-diacylglucosamine diphosphatase encodes MARKRKLRFKTIFISDVHLGAPECKAAQASHFLRNSICEKLVMNGDIIDAWALQRGGKWTKPHTHFVRTVLRKMEKENIEVIYTRGNHDDVLERFLPIVFDNLQIVQEHIHESPHGNYLVVHGDGFDHVTTNHKWMAQLGSVGYNSLLKLNRAYNAWRHWRGKEPFSFAKWVKAKVKGAVSFVGKFEEQLQELAKSKGCAGIICGHIHTPADKKVGDVHYINSGDWVESMTAIVEHLDRTFEVITYEDWCRRSNREPKGILLNAPSAEPDETDDDVHPVRVPASATAAPAPAPATAETATV; translated from the coding sequence ATGGCCCGTAAACGCAAACTCCGATTCAAGACGATCTTCATCTCTGACGTGCACCTCGGCGCCCCCGAGTGCAAGGCGGCCCAGGCCAGCCACTTCCTTCGCAATTCCATCTGCGAAAAGCTCGTGATGAACGGCGACATTATCGACGCGTGGGCCCTCCAGCGCGGTGGCAAGTGGACCAAGCCACACACCCACTTCGTGCGCACGGTGCTGCGCAAGATGGAGAAGGAGAACATCGAGGTCATCTACACGCGTGGAAATCACGACGACGTGCTGGAGCGCTTCCTGCCCATCGTGTTCGACAACCTGCAGATCGTGCAGGAGCACATCCATGAGTCCCCGCATGGCAACTACCTCGTGGTGCATGGCGACGGCTTTGACCACGTGACCACAAATCACAAGTGGATGGCCCAGCTCGGCTCGGTGGGTTACAACTCCCTGCTGAAACTGAACCGCGCCTACAACGCCTGGCGTCACTGGCGCGGCAAGGAACCCTTCTCCTTCGCCAAGTGGGTGAAAGCCAAGGTGAAGGGCGCCGTGAGCTTCGTGGGTAAATTCGAAGAGCAGCTCCAGGAGCTTGCCAAGAGCAAGGGCTGCGCTGGCATCATCTGCGGCCACATCCACACCCCGGCGGACAAGAAGGTGGGCGACGTCCACTACATCAACTCCGGTGACTGGGTGGAGTCCATGACCGCCATCGTGGAGCATCTGGACCGCACCTTCGAGGTCATCACCTATGAAGATTGGTGCCGCCGCTCCAACCGCGAGCCCAAGGGCATCCTCCTTAACGCTCCCTCCGCCGAGCCGGACGAGACCGATGACGACGTCCATCCCGTGCGCGTGCCTGCGAGCGCCACTGCTGCGCCTGCTCCCGCTCCCGCCACGGCAGAAACGGCCACGGTGTAG
- a CDS encoding glycosyltransferase family 1 protein → MKFMLVSDTFPPDINGVARTLQTLSRGLAKRGHEVHVITTSEGARDENKKYGVKVQAVGAMPLPGYDGVRLGFASRNYFARHIESLRPDAMYVAVETIMGCNAIRAAKLHGVRVVSGFHTNFHTYSQDYRVPILKNAASGYLRWLHNCTARTLTPSESTAAQLRKLGIDNVGVLGRGVDTDLFNPDRRDESLRRSWGVDGSTPVALFVGRVAAEKNLPLTVKAFQRIQAKHPGAKCVFVGDGPKAASLMEAHPEFIFAGARRGEDLASHYASADIFVFPSLTETFGNVLTEALASGLSTVSFDYAAANQHVRHGDNGHTAAFGDESAFLAATDAALAHWQDVDLRNAAARTAEKLSWNAIVEQFEQELAGTAFAFAS, encoded by the coding sequence ATGAAGTTCATGCTCGTATCCGACACGTTCCCGCCGGACATCAACGGGGTGGCGCGCACACTGCAAACATTGTCGCGCGGCCTCGCAAAACGCGGGCACGAAGTCCATGTCATCACCACAAGCGAAGGTGCCAGGGACGAGAACAAGAAGTATGGCGTGAAGGTGCAGGCCGTGGGCGCCATGCCGCTGCCGGGGTATGACGGGGTGCGGCTCGGCTTTGCCTCGAGGAATTATTTCGCCCGCCACATCGAGTCTCTGCGACCGGATGCCATGTATGTGGCTGTGGAAACCATCATGGGCTGCAACGCCATCCGGGCCGCCAAGCTCCACGGCGTGCGGGTGGTCTCGGGGTTCCACACGAATTTCCACACCTATTCACAAGACTATCGCGTCCCCATTCTGAAGAACGCCGCCTCGGGGTACCTGAGGTGGCTGCACAATTGCACAGCCAGGACGCTCACCCCGAGTGAAAGCACCGCTGCGCAGCTCCGGAAGTTGGGCATCGACAATGTGGGTGTGCTGGGCCGCGGGGTGGATACCGACCTTTTCAATCCGGATCGGCGGGATGAATCCCTGCGCCGCTCCTGGGGTGTGGATGGCAGTACGCCTGTGGCTTTGTTCGTGGGTCGCGTCGCTGCCGAGAAAAATTTGCCGCTTACGGTGAAGGCCTTCCAGCGCATCCAGGCGAAGCATCCCGGTGCGAAGTGTGTCTTCGTCGGGGATGGTCCGAAGGCGGCTTCCTTGATGGAGGCGCATCCCGAATTCATTTTTGCCGGCGCGCGCAGGGGTGAGGACCTGGCCTCCCATTATGCCAGCGCGGATATCTTTGTGTTTCCAAGCCTGACGGAGACGTTTGGCAATGTGCTCACCGAGGCGCTGGCCTCCGGCCTGAGCACGGTGAGTTTTGATTATGCCGCCGCGAATCAGCATGTGCGGCATGGGGACAACGGCCACACGGCCGCATTTGGTGACGAATCCGCGTTCCTTGCCGCCACCGACGCCGCCCTGGCGCACTGGCAGGATGTGGATCTGCGCAATGCCGCAGCCCGCACCGCGGAGAAGCTTTCATGGAACGCCATTGTCGAACAGTTCGAACAGGAACTGGCAGGCACGGCTTTTGCATTCGCTTCCTAG
- a CDS encoding phosphodiester glycosidase family protein — MLPRWIVTLLGIASTATATLKASEKVEFQGALYHVHRIDKDKLNTLELRWLGKDGQPLRDFEGLRKELASEGKEIAFATNAGIYENGPKPCGLTICAGKELVPLSLKDAEGNFYLKPNGVFYVDDTTGASVMESVEYSRSGLKPRLATQSGPILMRKGVLHPAFNVNSPNKRLRSAVGVNASTGQVIFVMNDRDDRTKGRVTFHQLCQFFLHLGCKDALFLDGDISDMLVDPDKDAKLTPNTFAAMFVVPR, encoded by the coding sequence ATGCTCCCTCGTTGGATTGTCACACTTCTCGGAATTGCCTCCACGGCAACAGCCACGTTGAAAGCCTCCGAGAAGGTTGAGTTCCAAGGCGCGCTTTATCACGTGCATCGCATTGATAAAGACAAACTGAATACGCTCGAACTCCGCTGGCTCGGAAAAGACGGCCAGCCACTCCGCGACTTTGAAGGACTGCGCAAAGAACTCGCAAGCGAAGGCAAAGAGATCGCCTTCGCCACGAACGCGGGCATCTACGAAAACGGTCCCAAGCCCTGCGGTCTGACCATCTGCGCCGGGAAGGAACTGGTGCCGCTCAGCCTGAAGGATGCAGAAGGGAATTTCTACCTCAAGCCTAACGGCGTCTTCTACGTGGATGATACCACGGGCGCCAGCGTCATGGAGTCCGTCGAGTACAGTCGCAGCGGATTAAAGCCACGCCTTGCCACCCAGAGTGGGCCCATACTTATGCGCAAGGGCGTGCTGCATCCCGCCTTCAACGTGAACTCACCGAACAAACGCCTGCGCAGCGCCGTGGGTGTGAATGCCTCCACTGGACAGGTCATCTTCGTGATGAATGATCGCGACGACCGCACGAAGGGCCGCGTGACGTTTCACCAGCTCTGCCAGTTCTTCCTCCACCTCGGATGTAAGGACGCATTGTTTCTCGATGGAGACATTTCGGACATGCTGGTAGACCCTGACAAAGATGCCAAATTGACTCCGAACACCTTTGCGGCGATGTTCGTCGTGCCTAGGTGA
- a CDS encoding DUF4126 domain-containing protein — protein MHILDQLGVALGLATLAGVNLYLTVFLTGLAVRFNWLHLAEQHQALQELGHPVVLIVAGLLFAMEFLADKVPWVDSMWDSVHTFIRPVGGVLLSLQAVGDMPVWMQVAAALVAGGASLTTHTAKAGTRLAVNHSPEPVSNITLSVAEDAGVAGGVALTLMHPAVALAVFAALLVVLWLLLPRLWRTSKTTMWLMWQKVKLPAKRLLSNETVELKQVVNNPLRDLLRIHGNVEEAQVQVAVRCLSARCKGVAGLKTNLDGVLVLTSNPNAGWFAATKGMRDRLFSLPLADVSVRVDPRFLSENLILEGSAMRAVFRFRRGQSDLVEAVVTRLNEMVTTRESEKVAQVDAQKSTEEAITAKTEEPVLKEEDKEVENVETRPEEEQERHGKVIEIPAT, from the coding sequence ATGCACATTCTTGATCAACTTGGCGTGGCGCTCGGGCTGGCGACGCTGGCCGGGGTTAATTTGTACCTCACGGTCTTCCTCACAGGACTGGCGGTGCGGTTCAATTGGCTGCACCTGGCGGAGCAGCATCAGGCTCTACAAGAGCTGGGGCACCCCGTGGTGCTCATTGTGGCCGGACTTCTTTTTGCCATGGAGTTTCTGGCGGACAAGGTCCCCTGGGTCGATTCGATGTGGGACAGCGTGCATACGTTCATCCGACCCGTGGGTGGCGTGCTGTTGAGTTTGCAGGCCGTGGGGGACATGCCGGTTTGGATGCAGGTGGCGGCAGCTTTGGTCGCGGGTGGTGCCTCGCTCACCACGCACACGGCGAAGGCGGGGACGCGGCTCGCGGTGAATCATTCTCCAGAACCGGTGAGCAATATCACCCTCAGTGTGGCGGAGGATGCCGGGGTGGCCGGCGGCGTGGCGCTCACCTTGATGCATCCCGCCGTGGCGCTGGCCGTCTTTGCTGCTCTGCTCGTGGTGCTGTGGCTGCTGCTGCCAAGGCTGTGGCGCACCTCGAAGACCACCATGTGGCTCATGTGGCAGAAGGTGAAGTTGCCGGCCAAGCGTCTCCTTTCCAACGAGACCGTGGAACTCAAGCAGGTGGTGAACAATCCGCTTCGTGATCTGCTCCGCATTCACGGCAATGTGGAAGAGGCGCAGGTGCAAGTGGCGGTGCGCTGCCTGAGCGCGCGCTGCAAGGGCGTGGCTGGTCTGAAAACGAATCTCGATGGCGTGCTGGTGCTGACCTCCAATCCCAACGCAGGGTGGTTTGCAGCCACCAAGGGCATGCGGGATCGTCTTTTTTCATTGCCGCTGGCGGATGTTTCCGTGCGTGTGGATCCAAGATTCCTCAGTGAGAACCTCATCCTCGAAGGCTCCGCGATGCGTGCGGTATTTCGCTTTCGTCGCGGACAGAGCGATCTGGTGGAAGCGGTTGTTACAAGACTGAATGAGATGGTGACGACGCGTGAGAGTGAGAAGGTGGCACAGGTGGATGCGCAAAAATCAACGGAGGAAGCGATAACGGCGAAGACGGAAGAGCCGGTGCTGAAGGAAGAAGACAAGGAAGTCGAAAATGTGGAAACGCGTCCTGAGGAAGAGCAGGAGCGGCATGGGAAGGTGATTGAGATTCCGGCGACTTGA